A part of Chloroflexota bacterium genomic DNA contains:
- a CDS encoding 4Fe-4S binding protein, with translation MGRSLWLINFLKRHFSMRFAVAEMTKWPLIGPVMEHALFNGHKNGDTLFYLPKDRVVINQQIEDQQNVVIPSEVVTHFIEEASHIFLMNHCVCREAADCQDYDHDIGCIFLGEAVLDINPKLGRIVDKETALTHLERAREAGLVHLIGRDKIDAVWMGVEASTRLMTICNCCPCCCLFKFLPNLAPKLSNKVERMPGVVVTVTEDCIGCGKCMQDNICFIDAISLVDGKAVISEECRGCGRCVEVCPTGAIRLDIEQDDYIEAAIDKLSQAVDVR, from the coding sequence ATGGGTCGCTCGCTTTGGTTGATTAATTTTCTAAAACGACATTTCTCAATGCGATTTGCAGTTGCAGAGATGACCAAGTGGCCGTTGATCGGCCCGGTCATGGAGCACGCCTTGTTTAATGGCCATAAGAACGGCGATACCCTTTTCTACCTGCCTAAGGATCGGGTGGTGATTAATCAGCAGATTGAAGACCAGCAGAATGTTGTCATCCCCTCAGAAGTTGTTACGCATTTCATTGAAGAAGCCAGCCATATCTTCCTAATGAACCATTGCGTCTGCCGCGAAGCTGCGGACTGTCAGGATTATGACCATGATATTGGCTGCATTTTCCTTGGGGAAGCCGTGCTGGATATCAACCCGAAACTGGGGCGGATCGTGGATAAAGAAACCGCATTGACCCACCTCGAACGGGCCAGGGAAGCTGGGTTGGTGCATTTGATCGGCCGGGATAAGATTGACGCGGTCTGGATGGGGGTGGAGGCTTCCACCCGACTGATGACGATTTGTAACTGTTGCCCCTGCTGTTGTTTGTTCAAGTTCCTGCCCAACCTCGCACCAAAATTGAGTAATAAGGTGGAGCGCATGCCGGGCGTGGTGGTCACTGTAACGGAGGACTGCATTGGCTGCGGAAAATGTATGCAGGATAATATCTGCTTCATTGACGCGATCAGCCTCGTGGATGGTAAGGCTGTGATCTCGGAGGAATGCCGGGGCTGCGGGCGTTGTGTGGAGGTCTGCCCGACAGGGGCCATTCGACTGGACATTGAGCAGGATGATTACATTGAAGCGGCCATCGACAAGCTCTCACAGGCCGTGGATGTCCGGTAA
- a CDS encoding isochorismatase family protein yields the protein MLNPVDAALVLVDFQGRLAQIVDRSELVVPNLMRLVKGAQALEMPILATVQVPDKLGPALPELSESLGDTPIISKAAFSAVREPEFMLALKQSGRKQFILGGIEAHVCVLQTGLDLLDAGYEVHILSDAAFSRTAENHDLALGRMHDAGATVSSVEIALFELIRTSTNPAFRTISKLVK from the coding sequence ATGTTAAATCCCGTTGATGCGGCGTTGGTATTGGTGGATTTTCAGGGGCGTTTGGCACAAATTGTGGACCGATCTGAATTGGTGGTTCCCAATCTGATGCGCCTGGTCAAAGGCGCACAGGCACTGGAAATGCCGATCCTGGCGACCGTACAGGTGCCGGATAAGCTGGGGCCAGCCCTGCCAGAGCTGAGCGAATCCCTGGGTGATACGCCGATCATCTCCAAAGCGGCTTTCAGCGCCGTGCGTGAACCAGAGTTTATGCTGGCTCTCAAACAATCCGGCCGCAAGCAGTTCATTCTCGGCGGGATTGAGGCACATGTCTGCGTGCTGCAGACCGGGTTGGACCTGCTGGATGCGGGTTATGAGGTCCATATCCTCAGCGATGCAGCGTTCTCCCGCACGGCTGAAAACCATGATCTGGCCCTGGGTCGGATGCACGATGCCGGTGCGACGGTCTCCAGTGTGGAAATTGCGCTGTTTGAATTGATCCGCACCTCGACAAACCCGGCCTTCCGAACGATCTCAAAGCTGGTTAAATAG
- a CDS encoding YdcF family protein, whose product MFVYLSKLLPLFIFPLGLVTLLLILGLASKHRQKWHKAFLILALVVLLISSNRWVSYGLARSLEWQNLPAETTPQAEVIVLLGGGTEPNDYPRKMTEVNSAGDRVLYAAKLYHEGAAPVILVSGGNLSFSSARGTTPAEEMTELLNLLSVPSEAIWQQDQSQNTYEDALYCAELLQEKEITEVILVTSAMHMPRAKALFENQGIDVIPAPADFTVTEQNWQSVFQPSLGEFSITLLPNASALDLTTTVIKEYIGLLVYHLRGWL is encoded by the coding sequence ATGTTTGTCTACCTCAGCAAGCTTCTACCACTCTTCATCTTCCCCCTCGGGTTAGTTACGCTGCTTTTGATCCTGGGATTGGCTTCCAAGCATCGCCAGAAATGGCACAAAGCCTTCCTGATCCTGGCCCTGGTGGTATTACTTATCAGCAGCAACCGTTGGGTGTCCTATGGCCTGGCCCGTTCACTGGAATGGCAGAACCTGCCCGCAGAGACCACCCCGCAGGCAGAAGTGATCGTTTTGTTGGGCGGCGGCACGGAGCCAAACGACTATCCCCGGAAAATGACGGAAGTGAACAGCGCAGGAGACCGGGTGCTGTATGCCGCCAAACTCTATCATGAAGGTGCTGCGCCAGTGATCCTGGTCAGCGGTGGTAACCTGAGTTTCAGCTCCGCCCGCGGAACGACCCCGGCTGAGGAAATGACGGAACTTCTCAACCTGCTGAGCGTACCATCCGAAGCGATCTGGCAGCAGGATCAATCGCAAAATACCTATGAAGATGCTCTCTATTGTGCAGAGCTCCTGCAGGAAAAAGAAATCACCGAGGTCATCCTTGTGACCTCGGCGATGCATATGCCCAGAGCAAAAGCCCTATTTGAAAATCAGGGTATTGACGTGATCCCCGCCCCGGCAGATTTCACCGTCACCGAACAAAACTGGCAGAGCGTCTTTCAGCCCAGCCTGGGTGAATTTTCCATCACATTATTACCTAATGCCAGTGCATTGGATTTGACCACCACGGTCATCAAAGAGTATATCGGCCTATTGGTTTATCACCTGCGCGGTTGGCTCTAG
- a CDS encoding DegV family protein codes for MKKVVIVTDSTAYLPQEIVNELGLTIVPLTLHWDGESYRDGIDIRAEEFYERLAHSETIPTTSQTTVGEFVKVFQSLLDQDYAVLVLPISSGISGTVESAFQAKKEFEGQPVEVVDTKLVSMALGFMVMTVGRAAKAGASLEECVALAQDVYPRIGVYFTVDNLKYLHKGGRINTAKRLVGSVLNVKPLMEIRDGKIELVESVISRKKAMSRMLDLIEADVAGREPVRIGAFHAAADEDVNTLLEMAIERFHPVETVLTFVSPVIGSHTGPGTISLAYMVG; via the coding sequence ATGAAGAAAGTTGTGATAGTAACTGATAGTACAGCATACCTCCCGCAGGAGATCGTTAACGAACTCGGTCTTACCATTGTCCCATTGACCTTACATTGGGATGGTGAGAGTTACCGAGATGGCATCGATATCCGAGCCGAGGAATTTTATGAACGTTTAGCTCATTCCGAAACCATTCCCACAACCAGCCAGACCACGGTCGGTGAGTTTGTCAAGGTTTTCCAATCGCTGCTGGATCAGGACTATGCCGTTTTGGTACTGCCGATTTCCAGTGGGATCTCCGGCACCGTTGAATCCGCATTCCAGGCCAAGAAGGAATTTGAAGGACAGCCAGTTGAGGTTGTGGATACCAAATTGGTCTCCATGGCGCTGGGTTTCATGGTGATGACCGTGGGACGGGCAGCCAAAGCTGGCGCCAGTCTGGAAGAATGTGTGGCCCTGGCGCAGGATGTTTACCCCCGGATCGGCGTTTATTTCACAGTGGATAATTTGAAATATCTCCATAAGGGCGGGCGGATCAACACCGCCAAACGCCTGGTAGGTTCCGTGTTGAATGTCAAACCTCTGATGGAAATCCGCGATGGCAAGATTGAATTGGTCGAATCGGTGATCTCACGCAAGAAGGCTATGAGCCGCATGCTGGACCTGATAGAAGCGGATGTCGCTGGCCGGGAACCCGTGCGGATCGGCGCGTTCCATGCCGCCGCCGATGAGGATGTGAACACTTTGCTAGAGATGGCGATTGAGCGCTTCCACCCGGTTGAGACTGTGCTGACCTTTGTCAGCCCGGTGATCGGTTCACACACCGGTCCTGGAACGATCAGCCTGGCCTATATGGTTGGCTAG
- a CDS encoding site-specific DNA-methyltransferase: protein MDDKKTSGTETSAFGTPGHVSHDSSRFYQSRMYAQLDQGKKVQYFENPIPENVLDRIHCQSSESMAGLPDASVHLMVTSPPYNAQKDYDEDLSLEDYLDLLFRVWQETYRVLVPGGRACINVANLGRKPYIPLHSYIIDQMLEIGFLMRGEVIWDKAASASPSTAWGSWLSASNPVLRDVHEYILVFCKESFSRPKGERVSTIEKEDFLAWTKSVWQFKAVQARTIGHPAPFPIKLPHRCIQLYTFKDDVVLDPFAGSGTTCVAAKQDGRHFVGFDLVPEYCRLAEKRLAELA, encoded by the coding sequence ATGGATGATAAGAAAACCTCCGGCACCGAAACCAGCGCTTTTGGCACCCCCGGCCATGTGAGCCACGATTCTTCCCGCTTCTACCAGAGTCGAATGTATGCTCAACTGGATCAGGGTAAAAAAGTCCAATACTTCGAGAACCCCATCCCTGAGAATGTGCTCGACCGAATCCACTGCCAATCCAGCGAATCGATGGCGGGTCTGCCGGATGCCTCCGTGCACTTGATGGTTACCTCCCCTCCGTATAACGCCCAAAAGGATTATGATGAAGACTTGAGCCTGGAAGACTACCTCGACCTGCTCTTCCGGGTCTGGCAGGAAACCTACCGGGTGCTGGTGCCGGGCGGAAGGGCCTGCATCAATGTGGCCAATCTGGGCCGCAAACCCTATATCCCCCTGCACAGTTACATCATTGATCAGATGCTGGAAATTGGTTTCCTGATGCGCGGCGAGGTCATCTGGGACAAAGCCGCCAGCGCCAGCCCTTCCACAGCCTGGGGATCCTGGCTATCCGCCAGCAACCCTGTCCTGCGGGATGTGCATGAATATATCCTGGTTTTCTGCAAGGAGAGTTTCAGCCGTCCCAAGGGTGAGCGGGTGAGCACCATCGAAAAAGAGGACTTCCTGGCCTGGACGAAATCAGTCTGGCAGTTCAAGGCCGTCCAGGCACGGACCATCGGCCACCCGGCCCCCTTCCCGATTAAGCTCCCCCACCGGTGCATCCAGCTTTATACATTCAAGGACGATGTTGTTCTGGATCCCTTCGCGGGCAGCGGCACCACCTGTGTGGCCGCCAAACAGGACGGACGCCACTTCGTCGGTTTTGATCTGGTGCCTGAATACTGTCGCTTAGCGGAAAAACGCCTGGCGGAACTCGCCTGA
- a CDS encoding nucleotidyl transferase AbiEii/AbiGii toxin family protein — MIENYLRPEDLYHKSQLNRLLIEIVDKPILANSLAFKGGTCAAMLGYLDRFSVDLDFDQLTGTDTSLIRQAFEEIFVRLGFELLVAFDTALIFQLRYPNEPGKRNKLKVFANSLIVRADQYKVHFFPEIDRLVNCQTIETMFANKLVALSDRFKLHGSIAARDLYDVHHFFIKGYSYNSDVIIERTGYSPKDYFISLQVFIREHITQRMVNEDLNSLLPNQKFQSLRKLLIPETLSLLKGEVSRLSNSGKN; from the coding sequence ATGATTGAAAACTATCTGAGGCCTGAGGATCTTTACCACAAATCCCAGCTTAATCGGCTCCTGATCGAAATCGTAGATAAGCCAATTCTGGCGAATTCACTTGCCTTTAAAGGTGGAACTTGCGCTGCGATGTTGGGTTATTTAGATCGGTTCTCAGTGGATCTGGATTTTGACCAGTTAACTGGGACGGATACCAGCTTAATCAGACAGGCCTTTGAGGAAATCTTTGTTCGTTTAGGTTTTGAATTGTTGGTAGCCTTCGATACCGCTTTGATTTTCCAATTGAGGTATCCCAATGAACCAGGCAAGCGGAACAAGCTCAAAGTGTTTGCAAATTCATTAATTGTTAGGGCCGACCAATATAAAGTGCATTTCTTCCCTGAAATTGATCGCTTAGTGAATTGCCAAACGATTGAAACCATGTTTGCTAATAAACTTGTTGCATTAAGCGATCGTTTCAAATTACATGGATCAATTGCCGCGCGCGACCTTTATGATGTCCATCACTTTTTTATAAAAGGCTATTCGTATAATTCGGATGTCATTATCGAGCGGACCGGCTATAGCCCGAAAGACTATTTTATTTCCCTTCAGGTTTTTATCAGGGAGCATATTACACAGCGCATGGTGAATGAGGATCTTAATTCCTTGTTGCCAAATCAGAAATTTCAGAGTCTCCGTAAACTCCTTATCCCTGAAACCCTTTCACTTCTTAAAGGCGAAGTATCACGATTATCAAATTCCGGGAAAAATTAA
- a CDS encoding GNAT family N-acetyltransferase, translated as MKIDHISRIEEVALNAWPSPRQMVYDGWLLRFTGGPSKRVNSANVLYPSRLSLPEKIKYCEAVYAQAELPPLFRVPTPFSTPELEQSLLAAGYHSFDETYVLTCELAATDPVPENLWVQAFSVDEWIPYKGSICGTQPGPLSRQQQILHCIVPQTTLIVLFAGEQPVACGMGVLEGDLLGFFSIYTHHDVRRMGYARVVMSALTSWGLQGGAKLGYLQVEGCNQPARALYRQLGFELCYPYEYYKKE; from the coding sequence ATGAAAATTGACCATATTTCTCGAATTGAAGAAGTTGCCCTGAATGCTTGGCCTTCACCGCGCCAGATGGTGTATGACGGCTGGTTATTACGTTTCACCGGTGGCCCTTCCAAACGGGTCAATTCCGCGAATGTCCTTTATCCTTCCAGGCTGTCCTTGCCCGAAAAGATCAAATACTGTGAGGCGGTTTATGCTCAGGCGGAGCTGCCTCCACTTTTCCGGGTCCCTACGCCATTCAGCACGCCGGAGCTGGAGCAATCTCTGCTGGCGGCAGGATACCACTCTTTTGATGAGACCTATGTCCTGACCTGTGAACTGGCTGCTACAGATCCTGTGCCAGAGAATTTGTGGGTTCAAGCTTTCTCGGTTGATGAATGGATTCCCTATAAGGGCAGCATATGCGGCACCCAGCCCGGGCCTCTTTCGCGGCAACAACAAATTCTGCATTGCATTGTGCCGCAGACAACGCTGATCGTGCTGTTTGCCGGAGAGCAGCCCGTAGCCTGCGGAATGGGTGTTCTCGAAGGTGACTTGCTGGGCTTCTTCAGCATCTATACCCATCACGATGTGCGCCGGATGGGCTATGCACGGGTGGTGATGTCCGCCCTGACGAGTTGGGGCTTGCAGGGCGGCGCAAAACTCGGTTATTTACAGGTGGAAGGCTGCAACCAGCCGGCTAGAGCGCTCTACCGGCAACTGGGTTTTGAGCTGTGTTATCCCTACGAATATTACAAAAAAGAATAA
- a CDS encoding aspartate/glutamate racemase family protein, with translation MKTIGMLGGMSWESSLEYYRIVNEAVKSRLGGFHSAECLMYSVDFNEIEVLQHQDKWDKLTEMMITAAKRIEAGGAEMLIICTNTMHKMAPEMQAAIQIPLLHIADAAGEAIQAQGLDTVGLFGTKFTMEGDFYGKRLNERFGLNVVIPDEADREIVHKTIYGELVKGVINPESRQAFLTIIAKLREKGAQGVVLGCTEIPLLVKQADVDIPVFDTTRIHAEAAVNWALS, from the coding sequence ATGAAAACCATTGGCATGTTGGGCGGGATGAGTTGGGAATCATCGCTGGAGTATTACCGGATCGTGAATGAAGCCGTGAAGTCACGGCTGGGCGGGTTTCACTCTGCAGAATGCCTGATGTACTCTGTGGATTTTAATGAAATTGAGGTACTTCAGCACCAGGATAAATGGGATAAGTTGACCGAGATGATGATCACCGCCGCCAAACGGATTGAGGCGGGCGGGGCTGAAATGCTGATCATCTGCACCAACACGATGCACAAGATGGCCCCTGAGATGCAGGCCGCCATCCAAATCCCCCTGCTCCATATCGCAGATGCTGCCGGTGAAGCCATTCAGGCACAGGGATTGGATACCGTTGGACTTTTCGGCACAAAATTCACCATGGAAGGCGACTTCTACGGCAAACGCTTGAATGAGCGCTTTGGGTTAAATGTGGTGATCCCGGATGAGGCTGATCGGGAGATCGTTCATAAAACGATCTACGGCGAATTAGTCAAAGGGGTGATCAACCCGGAATCACGCCAGGCTTTCCTGACCATCATTGCTAAACTAAGAGAAAAGGGTGCCCAGGGTGTCGTACTAGGCTGCACAGAGATCCCATTGCTGGTCAAACAAGCGGATGTGGACATCCCTGTGTTTGATACAACCCGAATCCATGCAGAAGCAGCAGTGAACTGGGCTTTGAGTTAA
- a CDS encoding Gfo/Idh/MocA family oxidoreductase — MDQPVRLLLFGAGNRGADSYGRYAIAHPDEVKFIAVAEPDPIRREKFARDHQIPTDLQFNTWQEALEANIPADAVLDATQDEMHHDSAIAALQAGYDMLLEKPIAPTLQETLEIIRTAEKLGRTLVICHVLRFTDFFTKVNEIIKSGRLGKVVNISHSENVSYYHMAHSYVRGNWRNTEIAAPMILAKCCHDLDLLYWWMDSHPENLSSSGNLLYYRPENAPEGAPARCTDGCPVKANCPFYAPRIYRDNVPIKMAVSRSKRLPLKVIGNLSLHHPGLTKAIAAVVPVVNALVNYHDWPRNVITDDPESNAAVMEALRTGPYGRCVYHCDNDVVDHQVVNITFKNAVTATLTMHGHSEEEGRTLRIDGSRATLKGKFATSAAWLEVHEHVSGEVERYQFASDVDQSSGHGGGDAGLMHHFVQVMRGEVQPLTSARDSLESHLMAFAAEESRLEKMTINMAQFEQKH, encoded by the coding sequence TTGGATCAACCGGTTCGATTATTGCTTTTTGGTGCGGGCAACCGCGGCGCAGATTCCTATGGGCGGTATGCGATAGCCCACCCCGATGAAGTTAAGTTCATTGCCGTGGCCGAACCCGACCCCATCCGCCGGGAGAAATTCGCCCGCGATCACCAAATCCCCACAGATCTGCAATTCAACACCTGGCAAGAAGCTCTTGAAGCGAATATTCCTGCAGATGCCGTGCTCGATGCCACCCAGGATGAAATGCATCACGATTCAGCTATTGCCGCCCTGCAAGCCGGGTATGACATGCTGCTCGAAAAGCCCATCGCCCCTACCCTGCAAGAAACGCTGGAGATCATCCGCACCGCTGAAAAACTCGGACGCACGCTGGTCATCTGCCATGTGCTGCGCTTCACGGATTTCTTCACCAAGGTCAATGAGATCATCAAATCCGGCCGGTTGGGCAAGGTAGTCAATATCTCGCACTCCGAAAACGTCTCCTATTACCACATGGCCCATAGCTATGTGCGCGGCAACTGGCGGAATACCGAGATCGCCGCACCGATGATCCTGGCTAAGTGCTGCCATGACCTGGACCTGCTCTATTGGTGGATGGACAGCCACCCGGAGAACCTCAGTTCATCCGGCAATCTGCTCTATTACCGTCCGGAGAATGCCCCAGAGGGTGCCCCGGCTCGCTGCACGGACGGCTGTCCGGTAAAAGCCAACTGCCCCTTCTATGCCCCGCGCATCTATCGGGATAACGTCCCGATCAAAATGGCAGTCAGCCGGTCCAAACGGCTTCCACTTAAGGTTATAGGCAATCTCTCACTCCACCACCCCGGACTGACCAAAGCGATCGCTGCCGTGGTCCCCGTCGTCAATGCCCTGGTTAATTACCATGATTGGCCGCGCAACGTGATCACCGATGACCCCGAGAGCAATGCCGCCGTGATGGAGGCGCTGCGCACCGGGCCTTATGGGCGATGTGTGTACCATTGCGATAACGATGTCGTGGATCATCAGGTGGTGAATATCACCTTCAAGAACGCCGTCACTGCCACACTCACAATGCACGGTCACTCCGAAGAAGAGGGACGCACCCTGCGGATTGACGGCTCGCGGGCTACCTTAAAAGGTAAATTCGCCACCAGCGCAGCCTGGCTGGAAGTGCATGAACACGTTTCGGGCGAGGTGGAACGCTACCAATTTGCCTCCGATGTGGACCAGAGTTCCGGTCACGGCGGCGGGGACGCCGGCCTGATGCATCACTTTGTTCAGGTAATGCGCGGCGAAGTCCAGCCGCTGACCAGTGCCCGCGATTCGCTTGAAAGCCATTTGATGGCTTTCGCTGCGGAGGAATCCCGACTTGAGAAAATGACCATCAATATGGCCCAATTCGAACAAAAGCATTAG